One Streptomyces sp. NBC_00223 genomic window carries:
- a CDS encoding dCTP deaminase, protein MILTGPAIRHAVDRGEITIDPFDPDQLNPNSYNYRLGDVLKVAVGGPADPRQDTELETIRIPSSGFELQPGTVYLGATVERIGSPRYVASLIGRSSLGRLGCFLQISADLAQLGALHRWTLEIVVVQHLTVYAGMRMGQVSFWERVGAGAPYVGYYGRLDDPSPCSPSALAGIAVQEGSAA, encoded by the coding sequence GTGATCCTCACCGGACCCGCCATCCGGCACGCCGTGGACCGCGGGGAGATCACCATCGACCCGTTCGACCCGGACCAGCTCAATCCCAACAGCTACAACTACCGTCTCGGTGACGTGCTGAAGGTGGCTGTCGGCGGGCCTGCCGACCCTCGCCAGGACACGGAACTGGAGACCATCCGTATTCCGTCGAGTGGGTTCGAGCTCCAACCGGGCACTGTCTACCTCGGTGCGACGGTCGAGCGGATCGGCAGCCCCCGCTACGTGGCGAGCCTCATCGGGCGGTCCTCGCTCGGACGTCTCGGCTGCTTCCTTCAGATCTCCGCCGATCTCGCGCAACTCGGCGCGCTGCACCGGTGGACGCTGGAGATCGTCGTCGTCCAGCACCTCACCGTCTACGCCGGGATGCGCATGGGCCAGGTGTCGTTCTGGGAAAGGGTGGGTGCCGGGGCGCCTTACGTCGGCTACTACGGCAGGCTCGACGATCCGTCCCCCTGCTCCCCCAGCGCCCTGGCCGGCATCGCGGTGCAAGAGGGGAGCGCGGCGTGA
- the dcd gene encoding dCTP deaminase, translated as MILTGPEIHARVRSGEIEIDPFDPVLLSPNSYDFHLGTTIGWYTETHLDCARENAFGIHTIPPEGLLLSPDRIYLAATAERIGSDHFVPIIRARSSVARLGLFVHVTADLIDIGSHSHLTLQLHAVRPVRIYPGLRIGQVTFWAVQGEIVLYDGKYQGAEQPMASQIHRDFEGR; from the coding sequence GTGATCCTCACCGGACCGGAGATCCACGCCCGGGTCAGGAGCGGAGAGATCGAGATCGATCCGTTCGATCCCGTCCTCCTGAGCCCCAACAGCTACGACTTCCACCTCGGCACCACCATTGGCTGGTACACCGAGACTCACCTCGACTGCGCGCGGGAGAACGCGTTCGGGATCCACACGATCCCGCCCGAGGGCCTGCTCCTCTCTCCTGACCGGATCTACCTCGCCGCCACCGCGGAGCGCATCGGCAGCGACCACTTCGTGCCCATCATCCGTGCCCGTAGCAGTGTTGCGAGGCTGGGCCTGTTCGTCCACGTCACCGCCGATCTGATCGACATCGGCTCCCACAGCCATCTCACGCTGCAACTGCACGCGGTCCGGCCGGTGAGGATCTACCCGGGGCTGCGAATCGGACAGGTCACATTCTGGGCAGTCCAGGGCGAGATCGTCCTGTACGACGGCAAGTACCAAGGTGCCGAGCAGCCGATGGCCTCGCAGA